A stretch of the Aegilops tauschii subsp. strangulata cultivar AL8/78 chromosome 4, Aet v6.0, whole genome shotgun sequence genome encodes the following:
- the LOC109735449 gene encoding transcription factor BHLH3-like, whose amino-acid sequence MDQLDEQSFLDELMSLRREEAPAPAPAPWQAYPGSGMMTTSDLLFYGGEDVAEASSSMDLVGPFQQPMAPLPAAPPHRSHEEYNFDCLSEVCNPYGSCGGVVPGPGVVHGVGQALSQDPLHDAMAEDGTTSGNLHHGGGASSSPVPFVFGAGGAGENSEMIRGVFPGAYARSKLNGGTTSKNLMAERRRRKRLNDRLSMLRSIMPKITKMDRTSILGDTIDYVNELTERIKTLEEEIGATPEDLNLLNTTKNLSSGSSEEMPMRNSTKFVIEKQGDGETRIDICCATSPGVLISTVSALEGLGLEIEQCVVSCFGDFAMQASCSQEEGRSQVTSTDEIKQALFTSAGYGGSSTIQSSAAYDQIVIVGCVSMDRTAILGDTIDYVKELTERIKTLEDETGATPEELNLLSTTKSFSSSSNDEEMPMRNSTKFVVEKQGNGGNTRIEICCTTSPGALISTVSALDVLGLEIEQCAISCFGDIAMQASCSQEEGRNRVTCTDEIKQAMFTSAGYGGRCL is encoded by the exons ATGGATCAGCTTGACGAGCAGTCGTTCCTGGACGAGCTCATGTCCCTGCGCCGGGAGGAGGCGCCGGCACCGGCTCCGGCTCCGTGGCAGGCGTACCCGGGGAGCGGCATGATGACGACGAGCGACCTCCTCTTCTATGGTGGCGAGGATGTCGCCGAGGCGAGCAGCAGCATGGACTTGGTCGGGCCCTTTCAGCAGCCCATGGCGCCGCTGCCGGCCGCGCCTCCGCACCGTTCGCATGAAGAGTACAACTTCGACTGCCTCAGCGAAGTGTGCAACCCTTACGGGAGCTGCGGCGGCGTCGTCCCTGGGCCTGGGGTCGTCCACGGGGTCGGCCAGGCGCTCTCTCAGGATCCCCTCCACGACGCCATGGCGGAGGACGGCACGACTAGTGGCAACCTGCATCACGGTGGTGGGGCGTCGTCGTCCCCGGTGCCGTTCGTGTTCGGAGCAGGAGGCGCCGGGGAGAACTCGGAGATGATCAGGGGCGTATTCCCCGGCGCCTACGCTAGAAGCAAGCTCAACGGCGGCACTACGTCCAAGAACCTCATGGCGGAAAGGCGACGCCGGAAGCGTCTCAATGACCGCCTCTCCATGCTCCGCTCCATCATGCCCAAGATTACCAAG ATGGATAGGACCTCGATCCTCGGGGACACCATAGACTACGTGAATGAGCTAACCGAGCGGATCAAAACGCTCGAGGAGGAGATCGGCGCCACGCCGGAGGATCTGAACCTGCTGAACACCACGAAGAATTTATCCAGCGGTAGCAGCGAAGAGATGCCGATGAGGAATTCCACCAAG TTTGTCATCGAGAAGCAGGGCGACGGCGAAACGAGGATCGACATCTGCTGCGCCACAAGCCCTGGCGTGCTGATCTCAACGGTGAGCGCGCTAGAGGGGCTGGGGCTGGAGATAGAGCAGTGCGTCGTCAGCTGCTTCGGCGACTTCGCCATGCAGGCATCATGCTCACAA GAGGAAGGCAGGAGCCAAGTGACAAGCACAGACGAGATCAAGCAGGCATTGTTCACGAGTGCGGGCTATGGAGGAAG TAGTACTATCCAAAGTTCAGCCGCTTATGACCAGATTGTAATAGTTGGGTGTGTCTCC ATGGATAGGACTGCGATCCTCGGCGACACCATAGACTACGTGAAGGAGCTAACGGAGCGGATCAAAACCCTCGAGGACGAGACCGGAGCCACGCCGGAAGAGCTGAACCTGCTGAGCACCACAAAGAGCTTCTCCAGCAGTAGCAACGATGAGGAGATGCCGATGAGGAATTCCACCAAG TTTGTCGTGGAGAAGCAGGGCAATGGCGGCAACACGAGGATCGAGATCTGCTGCACGACGAGCCCCGGCGCGCTGATCTCGACGGTGAGCGCGCTGGATGTGCTAGGGTTGGAGATCGAGCAGTGCGCCATCAGCTGCTTCGGTGACATCGCCATGCAGGCATCCTGCTCACAG GAGGAAGGGAGGAACCGAGTGACATGCACCGACGAGATCAAGCAGGCAATGTTCACGAGTGCAGGCTATGGAGGAAGGTGTCTCTAG